The Populus alba chromosome 4, ASM523922v2, whole genome shotgun sequence genome contains a region encoding:
- the LOC118040449 gene encoding heavy metal-associated isoprenylated plant protein 26, with translation MGALDHLSDFFDCSSGRSKLKKRRQLQTVEVKVRIDCEGCERKVKRALEGMKGVKQVDVERKANKVTVVGYVDPPKVVARVAHRTGKKAELWPYVPYDMVAHPYAPGVYDKKAPAGYVRNAEDPQVSQLARASSTEVRYTTAFSDENPAACAIM, from the exons ATGGGTGCTCTTGATCACTTGTCTGATTTCTTCGATTGCTCCAGTGGAAGATCCAAGCTCAAGAAACGCAGGCAATTGCAG ACGGTGGAGGTCAAGGTGCGCATAGACTGTGAAGGATGCGAGCGCAAAGTGAAGAGAGCCTTAGAGGGAATGAAAGGTGTAAAGCAAGTGGATGTGGAAAGAAAGGCAAACAAGGTGACAGTGGTTGGGTATGTGGACCCACCAAAGGTGGTTGCTCGGGTGGCACATCGGACGGGTAAGAAGGCAGAGTTATGGCCATATGTGCCATATGATATGGTGGCCCACCCTTATGCACCTGGAGTATATGACAAGAAAGCCCCTGCTGGGTACGTGAGAAATGCAGAGGACCCACAAGTGTCCCAGCTCGCACGTGCTAGCTCCACCGAGGTTCGATACACCACTGCTTTCAGTGATGAGAACCCGGCGGCCTGTGCTATCATGTGA